The following are encoded together in the Parabacteroides chongii genome:
- a CDS encoding DUF5018-related domain-containing protein yields MKKVIYNLLLTLMMFSFTSCLTSGLDELDVYDGADITSVSAVAYRYISDEKSPASGQNIVKEVNLTFTSDIDTDAATVKITVSVPENFPEAELGNLSTSNIMVAVGLSTAARISPLNGSPTLGVPGDWSKPNTYVVDAANGTRKNWTIEVMSLMK; encoded by the coding sequence ATGAAAAAAGTGATTTATAATTTGTTGTTGACATTGATGATGTTTTCATTTACATCTTGTCTGACCAGTGGCTTAGACGAACTGGATGTGTATGATGGGGCAGACATCACCTCGGTTAGTGCTGTGGCTTATCGCTACATAAGTGATGAAAAGTCTCCGGCTTCAGGTCAAAATATTGTTAAGGAGGTAAATTTGACTTTTACTTCAGATATTGATACTGATGCTGCAACCGTAAAGATTACTGTATCTGTACCGGAAAATTTTCCGGAGGCAGAGTTGGGTAATTTATCTACATCTAATATCATGGTAGCAGTAGGGCTTTCTACCGCGGCACGAATCAGTCCGTTAAATGGTTCTCCGACTTTGGGTGTTCCCGGTGATTGGAGTAAGCCCAATACATATGTGGTAGATGCTGCAAATGGAACCAGGAAAAATTGGACAATAGAAGTAATGAGTTTAATGAAATAG